One part of the Micrococcus sp. 2A genome encodes these proteins:
- a CDS encoding TSUP family transporter has translation MFGAVELTTGLVLLLLAAGFAAGWVDAVVGGGGLLQLPVMLLVPGLTPVQALATNKLGSVFGTATSAITYRRRLGSDLRTALPMAALAFATSLSGAVVATLLPTGVIRPVILAALVTVWIVTATRPQLGRVAALKHTGAAHLTRALALGGAVGFYDGMIGPGTGTFLILGLVALLGHDFLQASAQAKVVNLATNLGALAFFLPAGHAVLGLGLLLGAANLAGGYVGARMAIARGTGFIRVVFLAVVSALIVKVGADTLAPLVG, from the coding sequence ATGTTCGGCGCCGTCGAGTTGACGACGGGCCTGGTGCTGCTGCTCCTGGCCGCGGGCTTCGCCGCCGGCTGGGTGGACGCCGTCGTCGGCGGGGGCGGGCTGCTGCAGCTGCCCGTCATGCTGCTGGTGCCGGGCCTCACGCCCGTGCAGGCCCTGGCCACCAACAAGCTGGGCTCCGTGTTCGGCACCGCGACGTCGGCGATCACCTACCGGCGCCGGCTCGGCTCGGACCTGCGCACGGCGCTGCCCATGGCCGCGCTGGCCTTCGCGACCTCCCTCAGCGGGGCGGTCGTGGCCACGCTGCTCCCCACGGGGGTGATCCGGCCCGTGATCCTCGCGGCGCTCGTGACGGTGTGGATCGTCACCGCGACCCGACCGCAGCTGGGCCGGGTCGCCGCCCTCAAGCACACGGGGGCGGCCCACCTGACGCGGGCCCTGGCCCTCGGCGGGGCGGTCGGCTTCTACGACGGGATGATCGGGCCCGGCACGGGGACCTTCCTCATCCTGGGACTGGTGGCGCTGCTCGGACACGACTTCCTGCAGGCCTCGGCCCAGGCCAAGGTGGTCAACCTGGCCACCAACCTCGGCGCCCTGGCGTTCTTCCTGCCCGCGGGCCACGCGGTGCTCGGCCTGGGCCTCCTCCTCGGCGCGGCCAACCTCGCGGGCGGCTACGTGGGCGCGCGCATGGCGATCGCGCGGGGGACTGGGTTCATCCGGGTGGTCTTCCTCGCGGTCGTCTCCGCGCTGATCGTGAAGGTGGGCGCGGACACCCTGGCCCCGCTCGTGGGGTGA
- a CDS encoding ribosome assembly cofactor RimP has translation MDPQETTDRPESAALTAMVEDAVADAGVVVEEVRVAGAAATPTVEVVLDRAAGPEGLSLDEVAALSARVSAALDAAGDEVPGVGAGEYMLEVTTAGVDRPLTQPRHFERNVGRLVSVSVDGAEPITARLTDVGEHDVELVVVRPGAKKGMPAKELPAERVGMDRLGPAVVQVEWGTAREPGESPDRAEHTAEHTEA, from the coding sequence ATGGACCCGCAGGAGACCACCGACCGTCCCGAGAGCGCCGCGCTGACGGCGATGGTCGAGGACGCCGTGGCCGACGCCGGCGTCGTGGTGGAGGAGGTGCGCGTGGCCGGCGCCGCCGCCACCCCGACCGTGGAGGTCGTCCTGGACCGCGCCGCCGGACCCGAGGGCCTGAGCCTGGACGAGGTGGCCGCCCTGAGCGCCCGCGTCTCCGCCGCGCTGGACGCCGCCGGGGACGAGGTCCCGGGTGTGGGCGCCGGCGAGTACATGCTCGAGGTCACCACGGCCGGCGTCGATCGCCCGCTCACGCAGCCGCGCCACTTCGAGCGCAACGTGGGCCGCCTCGTGAGCGTGTCCGTGGACGGGGCCGAGCCGATCACCGCGCGCCTCACAGACGTCGGGGAGCACGACGTCGAGCTCGTCGTGGTCCGCCCCGGCGCCAAGAAGGGCATGCCCGCCAAGGAGCTGCCGGCCGAGCGGGTGGGGATGGACCGACTGGGGCCGGCCGTGGTGCAGGTAGAGTGGGGCACCGCCCGCGAGCCCGGCGAGTCCCCGGACCGGGCCGAGCACACGGCAGAGCACACGGAGGCATAA
- the nusA gene encoding transcription termination factor NusA encodes MDIDMSALRMLVAERDIPLDRLVPTIEQALLMAYQRTPGALKRARAELDRASGHVTIWATELDEEGAAVGEFDDTPNGFGRVAASTARQVILQRLREADDDKVLGDFKEKEGELVSGVVQQGNNRQMIQVNLGTLEAVLPPPEQVPGEQYPHGRRLRTYVVSANRGSKGPSVTVSRSHPNLVRRLFELEVPEIADGSVEITALAREAGHRTKMAVKATRAGINAKGAAIGEMGSRVRAVMTELGDEKIDIVEHSDDPAAMIAHALSPAQTVSVEIVDADQHSARVVVPQHQLSLAIGKEGQNARLAAKLTGWRIDIVGDGAAAQAPGH; translated from the coding sequence GTGGATATCGACATGAGCGCGCTGCGCATGCTGGTGGCCGAGCGGGACATCCCGCTGGACCGGCTCGTCCCCACCATCGAGCAGGCCCTGCTCATGGCGTACCAGCGGACCCCGGGCGCCCTGAAGCGCGCCCGCGCGGAGCTGGACCGCGCGAGCGGCCACGTGACCATCTGGGCCACGGAGCTGGACGAGGAGGGCGCGGCCGTCGGCGAGTTCGACGACACCCCCAACGGCTTCGGCCGGGTCGCGGCGTCCACCGCACGCCAGGTCATCCTGCAGCGCCTGCGCGAGGCGGACGACGACAAGGTGCTGGGCGACTTCAAGGAGAAGGAGGGAGAGCTCGTCTCCGGCGTCGTCCAGCAGGGCAACAACCGCCAGATGATCCAGGTGAACCTGGGCACCCTCGAGGCCGTGCTCCCGCCGCCCGAGCAGGTGCCGGGGGAGCAGTACCCCCATGGCCGCCGCCTGCGCACCTACGTGGTCTCCGCGAACCGCGGCAGCAAGGGCCCGTCCGTGACCGTCTCCCGCTCGCACCCGAACCTCGTGCGGCGCCTCTTCGAGCTCGAGGTCCCCGAGATCGCCGACGGCTCGGTGGAGATCACGGCCCTGGCCCGCGAGGCCGGCCACCGCACCAAGATGGCGGTCAAGGCCACCCGGGCGGGCATCAACGCCAAGGGCGCCGCGATCGGGGAGATGGGCTCGCGCGTGCGCGCCGTCATGACCGAGCTCGGCGACGAGAAGATCGACATCGTGGAGCACTCGGACGACCCGGCCGCGATGATCGCCCACGCCCTCTCCCCGGCCCAGACGGTCTCCGTGGAGATCGTGGACGCCGACCAGCACTCCGCGCGCGTGGTGGTGCCGCAGCACCAGCTCTCCCTCGCGATCGGCAAGGAGGGCCAGAACGCCCGCCTCGCCGCGAAGCTCACCGGCTGGCGCATCGACATCGTCGGCGACGGCGCCGCGGCGCAGGCGCCCGGGCACTGA
- a CDS encoding YlxR family protein produces MTSQTVVRTCIGCRARADQEELVRVALDPATEPPTVVWDRSRRRPGRGAWVHPGPDCLLLAVRRRAFHRAFRAAVDADGLTREAGGPGEGSPSAARTRNAAPAADTTDEGGSEI; encoded by the coding sequence ATGACGTCCCAGACGGTCGTGCGGACCTGCATCGGATGCCGGGCGAGGGCGGACCAGGAAGAGCTGGTGCGCGTGGCACTGGACCCCGCGACGGAACCCCCCACCGTCGTCTGGGACCGGAGTCGTCGACGTCCCGGACGCGGTGCCTGGGTGCACCCCGGGCCGGACTGCCTCCTCCTCGCCGTGCGCCGTCGGGCGTTCCACCGGGCCTTCAGGGCCGCCGTGGACGCCGACGGGCTCACACGCGAGGCGGGCGGTCCCGGCGAGGGATCCCCGAGCGCCGCGCGGACGCGGAACGCCGCACCGGCTGCAGACACGACAGATGAAGGCGGGTCAGAGATCTGA
- the infB gene encoding translation initiation factor IF-2 has product MAKVRVHELAKELGITSKEALSTLKDLGEFVSSASSTIEPPVVKKLRGAYPGAGKAGGTGAAKAAAPSAPAAGAPSTSAQGAPTPSPRGPKPGSAAPKPGSAAPKPGQAAAPAAPAAPEPTPAAAPQAPARAETPAPAPTQAPAPTPEQAPTPAPAAPQESRQGTPQAPAASTPSAPTSAASTPTPGAAAPKPGGAKPGAPRPGNNPFTSKAAPGGGAPRPGARPGGAGARGGAPRPGNNPFAPSQGMRAGREDRAPRPGGPRPAAGAAGPRPGGPRPAAGAAGPRPGAGGARPNPGMMPKQITPAPAPGRGGGRGRPGAGAPGGGPARPGGPGGRGGRGNAQGAFGRGGGARKGRKSKRAKRQEFEQQHTREIGGVKVPKGDGTTILRLRRGASLADFADKIRADTADLVKVLFTLGEMASANQSLDEETFQLLGEELGYRVHIVSPEDEDKELLEAFDIDLDAEEANEDDADLAPRPAVVTVMGHVDHGKTRLLDSIRSANVTEGEAGGITQHIGAYQVPVEHEGDERRLTFIDTPGHEAFTAMRARGAKVTDIAVLVVAADDGVMPQTVEALNHAQAADVPIVVAVNKIDKEGASPEKIRGQLTEYGLVPEEYGGDTMFVDVSARNNENIDKLLEAVLLTADAALELTANPTKDARGVAIEANLDRGRGAVVTVLVQTGTLRVGDTVVVGSAHGRVRAMFDENGDTVSEATPSRPVQVLGLSSVPRAGDTFLVTEDERTARQIAEKREAAERNAQLAKRRKRITLEDFDQAVAEGKIDTLNLIIKGDAAGPVEALEDSLLKVEVGDDVQLRVIHRGVGAITQNDVNLATVDNAIIIGFNVRPAERVADLADREGVDMRFYSVIYDAIDDIENALKGMLKPEYEEVQLGTAEVREVFRSSKWGSIAGTLVRSGLIRRNASARLVRDGMVVADNLKIESLRRFKDDATEVREGYECGIGLGSFNDIKEDDVIETFEMQEKPRA; this is encoded by the coding sequence GTGGCAAAGGTCCGCGTCCATGAGCTCGCCAAAGAGCTCGGCATCACCTCCAAGGAGGCCTTGAGCACCCTCAAGGATCTCGGCGAGTTCGTCAGCTCCGCCTCCTCCACCATCGAGCCCCCGGTGGTCAAGAAGCTGCGCGGCGCCTACCCCGGCGCCGGCAAGGCCGGCGGCACGGGCGCCGCGAAGGCCGCCGCCCCTTCCGCCCCCGCGGCGGGTGCCCCGAGCACGTCCGCCCAGGGCGCGCCCACCCCGTCGCCGCGCGGCCCGAAGCCGGGCTCGGCCGCACCCAAGCCCGGGTCTGCGGCTCCCAAGCCGGGTCAGGCTGCCGCCCCCGCTGCGCCGGCGGCGCCCGAGCCGACGCCGGCCGCCGCGCCGCAGGCGCCCGCCCGCGCCGAGACCCCGGCTCCCGCCCCGACGCAGGCTCCCGCGCCGACGCCCGAGCAGGCTCCGACGCCGGCTCCGGCCGCCCCGCAGGAGTCCCGACAGGGCACGCCGCAGGCCCCCGCCGCGTCGACGCCCTCCGCGCCGACGTCGGCGGCCTCGACGCCCACCCCGGGCGCGGCCGCTCCCAAGCCGGGCGGTGCCAAGCCGGGCGCCCCGCGCCCCGGCAACAACCCGTTCACCTCGAAGGCCGCCCCCGGCGGCGGCGCCCCGCGTCCGGGCGCCCGTCCCGGCGGTGCCGGTGCGCGCGGCGGTGCGCCGCGCCCGGGCAACAACCCGTTCGCGCCCTCGCAGGGCATGCGCGCCGGCCGTGAGGACCGCGCGCCGCGTCCGGGCGGCCCCCGTCCGGCGGCGGGCGCGGCCGGTCCCCGTCCCGGCGGTCCGCGTCCCGCGGCCGGCGCCGCGGGCCCTCGCCCCGGTGCGGGCGGCGCCCGTCCGAACCCGGGCATGATGCCCAAGCAGATCACCCCTGCCCCCGCTCCGGGCCGCGGCGGCGGCCGTGGCCGTCCGGGCGCGGGCGCGCCCGGCGGCGGTCCGGCCCGTCCGGGTGGTCCCGGCGGCCGCGGCGGCCGTGGCAACGCTCAGGGTGCGTTCGGCCGCGGCGGCGGAGCGCGCAAGGGGCGCAAGTCCAAGCGCGCGAAGCGTCAGGAGTTCGAACAGCAGCACACCCGCGAGATCGGCGGCGTCAAGGTCCCCAAGGGCGACGGCACCACGATCCTGCGCCTGCGCCGCGGCGCCTCGCTCGCGGACTTCGCCGACAAGATCCGCGCGGACACCGCGGACCTCGTGAAGGTGCTCTTCACCCTGGGCGAGATGGCCTCGGCCAACCAGTCCCTGGACGAGGAGACCTTCCAGCTGCTCGGCGAGGAGCTGGGCTACCGCGTCCACATCGTCTCCCCGGAGGACGAGGACAAGGAGCTGCTCGAGGCGTTCGACATCGACCTCGACGCCGAGGAGGCCAACGAGGACGACGCCGACCTGGCGCCCCGCCCCGCGGTCGTCACCGTCATGGGCCACGTGGACCACGGCAAGACCCGCCTCCTGGACTCGATCCGCTCGGCGAACGTCACCGAGGGCGAGGCCGGCGGCATCACCCAGCACATCGGCGCGTACCAGGTGCCGGTGGAGCACGAGGGCGACGAGCGACGCCTGACCTTCATCGACACCCCCGGTCACGAGGCCTTCACGGCCATGCGTGCCCGCGGTGCGAAGGTCACCGACATCGCCGTGCTCGTAGTCGCCGCCGACGACGGCGTCATGCCGCAGACCGTCGAGGCGCTCAACCACGCCCAGGCGGCCGACGTGCCGATCGTGGTCGCGGTCAACAAGATCGACAAGGAGGGCGCGTCGCCGGAGAAGATCCGCGGCCAGCTCACCGAGTACGGCCTGGTGCCCGAGGAGTACGGCGGCGACACCATGTTCGTCGACGTCTCCGCGCGCAACAACGAGAACATCGACAAGCTGCTCGAGGCGGTCCTGCTCACCGCGGACGCCGCCCTCGAGCTCACGGCGAATCCCACCAAGGACGCGCGCGGCGTGGCCATCGAGGCGAACCTCGACAGGGGCCGCGGCGCCGTCGTCACCGTGCTGGTGCAGACCGGCACGCTGCGGGTCGGCGACACCGTGGTGGTGGGCTCCGCCCACGGCCGCGTCCGCGCGATGTTCGACGAGAACGGCGACACCGTCTCGGAGGCGACCCCGTCGCGTCCGGTCCAGGTCCTGGGCCTGTCGTCCGTGCCCCGTGCCGGCGACACCTTCCTGGTCACCGAGGACGAGCGCACCGCTCGTCAGATCGCGGAGAAGCGCGAGGCCGCCGAGCGCAACGCCCAGCTGGCCAAGCGCCGCAAGCGCATCACGCTCGAGGACTTCGACCAGGCCGTGGCCGAGGGCAAGATCGACACCCTCAACCTCATCATCAAGGGCGACGCCGCCGGTCCGGTGGAGGCGCTCGAGGACTCGCTCCTCAAGGTCGAGGTGGGCGACGACGTGCAGCTGCGCGTCATCCACCGCGGCGTGGGCGCGATCACGCAGAACGACGTGAACCTGGCGACGGTGGACAACGCCATCATCATCGGCTTCAACGTCCGTCCTGCCGAGCGGGTGGCCGACCTGGCCGACCGCGAGGGCGTGGACATGCGGTTCTACTCCGTCATCTACGACGCGATCGACGACATCGAGAACGCCCTCAAGGGCATGCTCAAGCCGGAGTACGAGGAGGTGCAGCTCGGCACCGCCGAGGTGCGCGAGGTCTTCCGCTCCTCCAAGTGGGGCAGCATCGCGGGCACGCTCGTGCGCTCGGGCCTCATCCGCCGCAACGCCTCGGCGCGCCTCGTGCGCGACGGCATGGTGGTGGCGGACAACCTCAAGATCGAGTCGCTGCGCCGCTTCAAGGACGACGCCACCGAGGTCCGCGAGGGCTACGAGTGCGGCATCGGCCTGGGCAGCTTCAACGACATCAAGGAGGACGACGTGATCGAGACCTTCGAGATGCAGGAGAAGCCCCGCGCGTGA
- the rbfA gene encoding 30S ribosome-binding factor RbfA, translating into MADPARAGRLAQRIKVLVAEALRRAVKDDRVEPVTVTEVRVTNDLQHATVYYTVLGDDAAVDAAHAAIQENRGVLRREVGRGLTIRLVPTLEFVADTVPEAAAHLEDVLRAAKERDAELAKAREGAQYAGDADPYRTAEDDADDDEQRA; encoded by the coding sequence ATGGCCGATCCGGCCCGTGCTGGCCGACTGGCCCAGCGCATCAAGGTCCTCGTGGCGGAGGCGCTGCGCCGCGCCGTGAAGGACGACCGCGTCGAGCCCGTCACCGTGACGGAGGTTCGCGTGACCAACGACCTCCAGCACGCCACCGTCTACTACACCGTGCTCGGCGACGACGCGGCCGTCGACGCCGCCCACGCGGCCATCCAGGAGAACCGCGGCGTGCTGCGCCGCGAGGTGGGACGTGGCCTCACCATCCGCCTGGTGCCGACGCTCGAGTTCGTCGCGGACACCGTCCCGGAGGCGGCCGCGCACCTGGAGGACGTCCTCCGCGCCGCCAAGGAGCGGGACGCCGAGCTGGCGAAGGCCCGCGAGGGCGCGCAGTACGCCGGCGACGCGGACCCGTACCGCACCGCCGAGGACGACGCCGACGACGACGAGCAGCGGGCCTGA
- the truB gene encoding tRNA pseudouridine(55) synthase TruB has translation MDKPQGWTSHDVVGRVRRLAGTRKVGHAGTLDPMATGLLVVGLNKATRLLTAITGTDKTYTATIRLGQSTVTDDAEGEVVATRLANAVTPDRVAEHVAALTGRIQQVPSSVSAIKVAGKRSYDRVRAGEDVELASREVTVHSFEVTDQRRLDGGRLVDLDVTVRCSSGTYIRALARDLGEALATGGHLTALRRTHVGPFHVADAVTLDQLAERFSMTELSAAAAVLFPVRELTEHEARELSFGRAIDPSGELSGTPGAPTPPSSGGEAALVAGRAPAGAVVALLQDGRRAGRDVARPHLVFEPAGGDA, from the coding sequence GTGGACAAGCCGCAGGGCTGGACCTCGCACGACGTCGTCGGGCGGGTCCGTCGGCTCGCCGGCACCCGCAAGGTGGGCCACGCCGGCACGCTCGACCCCATGGCGACGGGCCTGCTGGTGGTGGGCCTGAACAAGGCCACCCGGCTGCTCACCGCCATCACGGGCACGGACAAGACGTACACGGCGACCATCCGCCTCGGGCAGTCGACCGTCACGGACGACGCCGAGGGCGAGGTCGTGGCCACCCGCCTGGCGAACGCCGTCACCCCCGACCGCGTGGCGGAGCACGTCGCCGCCCTCACGGGCCGCATCCAGCAGGTCCCGTCGTCGGTCTCGGCGATCAAGGTGGCCGGGAAGCGCTCCTACGACCGCGTGCGCGCGGGCGAGGACGTGGAGCTGGCCTCCCGCGAGGTCACCGTGCACTCCTTCGAGGTCACGGACCAACGCCGGCTCGACGGCGGCCGGCTCGTGGACCTGGACGTCACCGTGCGCTGCTCCTCGGGCACCTACATCCGCGCGTTGGCGCGCGACCTGGGGGAGGCCCTCGCCACGGGCGGCCACCTCACGGCGCTGCGCCGCACGCACGTGGGCCCGTTCCACGTGGCCGACGCCGTGACCCTCGACCAGCTCGCCGAGCGGTTCTCCATGACGGAGCTCTCCGCGGCCGCCGCCGTCCTCTTCCCGGTGCGCGAGCTCACGGAGCACGAGGCGCGGGAGCTCTCCTTCGGGCGGGCGATCGACCCCTCGGGCGAGCTCTCCGGCACGCCCGGCGCGCCGACTCCGCCCTCCTCCGGCGGCGAGGCCGCCCTCGTGGCCGGACGGGCCCCCGCCGGCGCCGTCGTCGCGCTTCTGCAGGACGGCCGCCGCGCGGGCCGTGACGTGGCCCGGCCCCACCTGGTCTTCGAACCGGCGGGAGGCGACGCGTGA
- a CDS encoding bifunctional riboflavin kinase/FAD synthetase: MLIWNSLAEVPADLRRTVVTLGNFDGVHRGHRQVLRRVVELAREQDALAVAVTFTPHPRAVHRPEVPHEDIVSTEQRLLLLEEAGIDAVLLQRYSLEFARQGPEEFVRGMFVDGLRACAVVVGHDVRFGQDNAGDFAAMVALGERHGFEVEAVDEFPALEGATPERRCSSTWIREALAAGDVAQAAAVLGRNHVLAGEVVHGFARGRELGFPTANLAADVAGMVPADGVYAGWLHDADGAAHPAAISIGSNPTFEGVSRVVEAHVIDRPEERVEDFDLYGQHVDVEFVERLRGMVAYEGVEKLVAQMRDDVDRARAILGAAPRPS; the protein is encoded by the coding sequence ATGCTGATCTGGAACAGCCTCGCGGAGGTCCCCGCGGACCTGCGGCGGACCGTGGTCACGCTCGGCAACTTCGACGGCGTGCACCGCGGCCACCGGCAGGTGCTGCGCCGCGTCGTCGAGCTGGCCCGCGAGCAGGACGCCCTCGCCGTGGCCGTGACGTTCACGCCGCACCCGCGCGCCGTGCACCGCCCCGAGGTCCCGCACGAGGACATCGTGAGCACCGAGCAGCGGCTGCTCCTCCTCGAGGAGGCCGGGATCGACGCCGTCCTGCTGCAGCGCTACAGCCTTGAGTTCGCCCGGCAGGGCCCCGAGGAATTCGTGCGGGGCATGTTCGTGGACGGGCTCCGCGCGTGCGCCGTCGTCGTGGGCCACGACGTGCGCTTCGGCCAGGACAACGCCGGCGACTTCGCCGCGATGGTGGCCCTGGGGGAGCGGCACGGCTTCGAGGTGGAGGCGGTGGACGAGTTCCCGGCCCTCGAGGGCGCGACGCCCGAGCGCCGCTGCTCCTCCACGTGGATCCGCGAGGCCCTCGCCGCGGGCGACGTCGCCCAGGCGGCCGCCGTCCTGGGCCGGAACCACGTGCTCGCCGGCGAGGTCGTCCACGGCTTCGCCCGCGGCCGCGAGCTCGGCTTCCCCACGGCCAACCTCGCGGCGGACGTGGCCGGCATGGTCCCGGCCGACGGCGTGTACGCGGGCTGGCTGCACGACGCCGACGGCGCGGCCCACCCCGCCGCGATCTCGATCGGCTCCAACCCCACCTTCGAGGGCGTCTCGCGCGTGGTCGAGGCCCACGTGATCGACCGCCCCGAGGAGCGCGTCGAGGACTTCGACCTCTACGGTCAGCACGTCGACGTCGAGTTCGTCGAGCGGCTGCGCGGCATGGTCGCCTACGAGGGCGTCGAGAAGCTTGTTGCCCAGATGCGCGACGACGTCGACCGGGCGCGCGCCATCCTCGGCGCGGCGCCGCGCCCGTCCTGA
- a CDS encoding class I SAM-dependent methyltransferase has translation MSVPEQPDPSLPGRPVPSLPGRPARPRTDAPNPFGLGGAAAGEHYDAVRPSYPEACVDWVLTDPAASEPSAAGRGLDVVELGAGTGLFTRQLAARPTSRVRGVVATEPSEAMRAVLERDVAALDPALPDRVRALPGTAEATGLPEASADVVVAAQAWHWTDVPVASAEAARVLRPGGRLAAVWNQLDTSVPWVHRLTRIMRAGDVHAAKPEQRRFAAPFGAEEHARWTWTVEQPVPQLHGLMASRASWLRASEATRARMAANLDWYLLEHLGHAPAAVIALPYVTVAWRATAPRRR, from the coding sequence GTGAGCGTCCCCGAGCAGCCCGATCCGAGCCTGCCCGGCCGGCCCGTCCCGAGCCTGCCCGGCCGCCCCGCGCGGCCGCGCACGGACGCACCCAACCCCTTCGGCCTCGGCGGCGCGGCGGCGGGGGAGCACTACGACGCCGTCCGGCCCTCCTATCCGGAGGCGTGCGTGGACTGGGTGCTCACGGATCCGGCCGCGTCGGAGCCGAGCGCCGCGGGGCGCGGTCTCGACGTCGTGGAGCTCGGCGCCGGAACGGGCCTGTTCACGCGGCAGCTGGCGGCGCGACCGACCTCACGGGTCCGCGGCGTCGTGGCCACGGAGCCGTCGGAGGCCATGCGGGCCGTGCTCGAGCGCGACGTCGCCGCACTCGACCCCGCCCTGCCCGACCGCGTCCGCGCCCTGCCCGGCACGGCCGAGGCGACCGGCCTGCCGGAGGCGAGCGCCGACGTCGTGGTGGCGGCCCAGGCATGGCACTGGACGGACGTGCCCGTTGCGAGCGCCGAGGCCGCGCGGGTGCTGCGCCCGGGCGGGCGGCTCGCGGCGGTGTGGAACCAGCTGGACACCTCCGTGCCGTGGGTGCACCGGCTCACCCGGATCATGCGCGCCGGCGACGTCCACGCCGCCAAGCCGGAGCAGCGCCGGTTCGCGGCCCCGTTCGGAGCGGAGGAGCACGCGCGGTGGACGTGGACCGTGGAGCAGCCCGTGCCGCAGCTGCACGGGCTCATGGCATCGCGTGCGTCCTGGCTGCGCGCCTCCGAGGCCACCCGGGCCAGGATGGCGGCGAACCTGGACTGGTACCTCCTCGAGCACCTCGGCCACGCGCCGGCCGCCGTGATCGCGCTGCCCTACGTCACGGTGGCGTGGCGGGCCACGGCCCCTCGGCGCCGCTGA
- a CDS encoding CPBP family intramembrane glutamic endopeptidase, translating into MTSAPPPLGPLGPPLRPLDLPLIGHEYPQLLRTPRSRWWQPLLSLLLVLGSLLALIAALLPAMSAAILSEVGWDALLSSDPEDVAAVEEAAFSNSAPLTLLNNLPLIALIGVALLAVAVCHPVAARFVHSVEGRVRWHWLLRAHLVLLPLFLVYVLGTWALDGTPTAPRSADWAWLLAMTFVLTPLQAAGEEYLFRGWLLLAIGSWFRRPVPAVVLTALVSAGTFALAHGSLDPWILLDLAVFAVAAVVLTWRTGGLEAAVALHVVNNVVILAAGTLAGTVDESYVDAEATGSPLATLVSVVVISLATALLLWQAKRAGVARAVPVSVGARP; encoded by the coding sequence GTGACCTCCGCTCCCCCGCCGCTCGGCCCGCTCGGCCCTCCCCTCCGCCCGCTCGACCTGCCCCTCATCGGCCACGAGTACCCCCAGCTGCTGCGGACCCCGCGCAGCCGGTGGTGGCAGCCGCTGCTCTCGCTGCTCCTCGTGCTCGGATCGCTGCTGGCCCTGATCGCGGCGCTGCTGCCGGCCATGTCGGCCGCGATCCTCTCCGAGGTCGGATGGGACGCGCTCCTCTCCTCCGACCCGGAGGACGTCGCCGCGGTGGAGGAGGCCGCCTTCTCGAACTCCGCGCCGCTGACGCTCCTGAACAACCTGCCGCTCATCGCGCTGATCGGCGTCGCCCTGCTCGCCGTGGCCGTCTGCCACCCCGTGGCCGCCCGGTTCGTCCACTCGGTCGAGGGCCGCGTGCGCTGGCACTGGCTGCTGCGCGCGCACCTCGTGCTGCTGCCGCTCTTCCTCGTCTACGTGCTCGGCACCTGGGCCCTCGACGGCACCCCCACCGCCCCGCGCTCCGCGGACTGGGCCTGGCTCCTGGCCATGACGTTCGTGCTGACCCCCCTCCAGGCCGCCGGCGAGGAATACCTGTTCCGCGGCTGGCTGCTCCTGGCCATCGGCTCGTGGTTCCGCCGCCCCGTGCCGGCCGTGGTGCTCACCGCGCTCGTCTCGGCCGGGACGTTCGCCCTGGCCCACGGCTCCCTCGACCCGTGGATCCTGCTGGACCTGGCCGTGTTCGCGGTCGCCGCGGTGGTCCTGACCTGGCGCACGGGCGGGCTCGAGGCGGCCGTGGCCCTGCACGTGGTGAACAACGTCGTCATCCTCGCCGCCGGCACCCTCGCGGGGACCGTGGACGAGAGCTACGTGGACGCGGAGGCCACGGGCTCACCCCTGGCGACCCTGGTGTCCGTCGTCGTGATCTCGCTCGCGACCGCCCTGCTGCTGTGGCAGGCGAAGCGGGCGGGCGTCGCCCGCGCCGTGCCGGTCAGCGTCGGCGCGCGCCCCTGA
- the rpsO gene encoding 30S ribosomal protein S15 — translation MALDPAVKQQIIKEYATHEGDTGSPEVQIAVLSRRIKDLTEHLKEHKHDHHTRRGLMGLVGRRRRMLGYLQKVDIERYRALIERLGLRK, via the coding sequence ATGGCCCTGGATCCCGCTGTCAAGCAGCAGATCATCAAGGAGTACGCCACTCACGAGGGCGACACCGGCTCCCCGGAGGTCCAGATCGCGGTGCTCTCGCGCCGCATCAAGGACCTGACCGAGCACCTCAAGGAGCACAAGCACGACCACCACACCCGCCGTGGCCTCATGGGCCTCGTGGGCCGTCGTCGTCGCATGCTCGGCTACCTGCAGAAGGTCGACATCGAGCGCTACCGCGCACTGATCGAGCGCCTCGGCCTCCGCAAGTGA